One window of the Corvus moneduloides isolate bCorMon1 chromosome 10, bCorMon1.pri, whole genome shotgun sequence genome contains the following:
- the RASA2 gene encoding ras GTPase-activating protein 2 isoform X2 — protein sequence MSERVDLWNNGNLVQDIFLGEIKVPVKVLKNDSFQAWYLLQPRENGNKSSKTDDLGSLRLNICYTEDCVLPSEYYASLRNLLLKSSDVQPISASAAYILSEVCRDKYDAVLPLVRLLLHHHKLVPFVAAVAELDLKDTQEANTIFRGNSLATRCVDEMMKIVGKHYLKVTLKPVIDEICESPKPCEIDPIKLREGDNVEINMENLRYYVDKVFREIVRSSISCPTLMCDVFYSLRHLAAKRFPNDPHVQYSAVSSFVFLRFFAVAVVSPHTFHLRPHHPDAQTSRTLTLISKAIQTLGSWGSLTKSKLSSFKETFMCEFFKTFQEEKFTESVKKFLDDVSSTEIKEPSGVSEPVHLKEGEMYKRAQGRTRIGKKNFKKRWFCLTTREFTYHKQQDKEPIFTIPIKNILAVEKLDESSFNKKNMFQVLHGEKPLYIQANNCVEASEWIEALCRVTRCNQRRLSFYHPSAFLNGNWLCCKATMENTEGCARCTADVPADTQIEIDGDRETERIYSLFTVNRSKLQKLEEACGSIAVYQGPRKEPDDYSNFTIEDSVATFHTLQQIIDTVEKLNESHEKYQKKRSSSAKYGSEENPIVGKVS from the exons ATGTCAGAGAG GGTTGACCTATGGAATAATGGGAATCTGGTACAAGACATCTTTCTAGGAGAAATTAAAGTTCCGGTGAAGGTGTTAAAAAATGATTCCTTTCAAGCATG GTACTTACTTCAGccaagagaaaatggaaacaaatctTCTAAAACTGATGATTTAGGATCACTTAGGTTAAATATCTGTTACACTGAAGATTGTGTACTTCCATCTGAATACTATGCTTCTCTAAGGAACTTGCTGCTAAAATCTTCAGATGTTCAG CCTATTTCTGCGTCTGCTGCCTACATTCTGAGTGAGGTGTGTCGAGACAAGTAtgatgctgtgctgcctctggtTCGACTGTTGCTGCACCACCATAAGCTGGTTCCCTTTgttgcagcagtggcagaactAGATCTGAAGGACACCCA aGAAGCAAACACAATCTTCAGAGGCAACTCGTTAGCAACTCGGTGTGTGGATGAAATGATGAAAATAGTGGGGAAGCACTACCTAAAGGTTACTTTGAAACCTGTTATTGATGAG atATGTGAGTCTCCTAAACCCTGTGAAATAGATCCTATCAAATTAAGAGAAGGGGATAACGTGGAAATTAATATG GAAAATCTCCGCTATTACGTGGACAAAGTGTTCCGTGAAATAGTGCGGTCGAGTATAAGTTGTCCTACCCTAATGTGTgatgttttttattctttgagGCATCTGGCTGCCAAAAGATTTCCAA ATGACCCTCATGTACAGTATTCTGCAGTGAGCAGCTTTGTGTTTCTTCGTTTCTTTGCTGTAGCCGTAGTCTCACCTCATACTTTTCATTTACGACCTCACCATCCA gATGCACAGACTTCTAGAACATTAACTCTTATATCAAAAGCCATCCAGACCCTGGGGAGTTGGGGAAGTTTGACCAAAAGCAAACTT TCAAGTTTCAAGGAGACATTTATGTGTgagtttttcaaaacatttcaagaagaaaaatttactgAATCTGTTAAAAAG ttcCTAGATGATGTTTCCTCTACCGAGATTAAAGAGCCCAGTGGCGTGAGCGAGCCAGTACATCTAAAAGAAGG AGAAATGTACAAAAGAGCTCAGGGAAGGACTCGGATTGGTAAGAAGAATTTCAAGAAGCGGTGGTTCTGTCTAACAACTAGAGAATTCACATACCACAAACAGCAAG ATAAAGAACCAATTTTCACAATTCCCATCAAAAACATCCTTGCAGTGGAGAAACTTGATGAGAGCTCCTTCAACAAGAAAAAT ATGTTTCAAGTACTCCATGGAGAAAAGCCACTCTATATCCAAGCAAATAACTGTGTAGAAGCCAGTGAGTGGATAGAGGCTCTTTGCCGGGTAACGAGGTGCAACCAGAGGAGGCTGAGCTTTTACCACCCCTCTGCTTTCCTGAATGGGAACTGGCTCTGCTGCAAGGCCACCATGGAGAACACTGAGGGCTGTGCTCGCTGCACCGC AGATGTTCCTGCTGATACTCAAATTGAGATTGAtggagacagagagacagaaagaattTACTCACTTTTCACTGTCAACAGGTCTAAACTACAGAAGTTGGAAG aGGCTTGTGGAAGTATAGCAGTCTATCAAGGTCCTCGAAAAGAACCAGATGATTATTCTAACTTCACAATTGAAGATTCTGTAGCAACTTTTCATACACTTCAGCAGATAATAGATACAGTAGAAAAGCTGAATGAATCACATGAAAAATACCAGAAGAAGAGATCATCTAGTGCCAAATATGGTAGTGA agaaaatccGATTGTTGGAAAAGTTTCCTAA